The following proteins are encoded in a genomic region of Burkholderia gladioli:
- a CDS encoding amino acid--[acyl-carrier-protein] ligase, which produces MSNLAGLSEAPDQQHQALQHDDTPFLTELLDAGLLISTGVDGLYGRSAAFEDVVERVNQLIGRWGQGKDVEVIRFPPAMNRQILEEAGYWKHFPDQIGSVFCFSGDELGHHRLLKCLDKQEDWTEDLKPTRLAVTPVACYPLYPVMAARGPLPAGGRVVDIFSYCCRHEPSKDPERMLMFRQREFVCLGTPEQVQAFREDLMAYAQEAMAALGLPVSIDLANDPFFGRIGKVMADSQRRNALKYELLVAGINPGKLTACGSFNYHTDRFSELWKIHTASGEIAHTGCCGFGLERLSLGLFRHHGFDTAAWPPSVRAVLWGEAA; this is translated from the coding sequence ATGTCCAACCTCGCCGGTCTGTCCGAAGCGCCGGATCAGCAACACCAGGCTTTGCAACACGACGACACCCCCTTTCTCACCGAGCTGCTCGATGCCGGGCTGCTGATCTCCACCGGAGTGGACGGCCTGTATGGCCGCAGCGCAGCCTTCGAGGACGTGGTCGAGCGCGTCAACCAGCTGATCGGCCGATGGGGCCAGGGCAAGGACGTGGAGGTGATCCGCTTTCCGCCGGCCATGAACCGCCAGATCCTGGAGGAAGCCGGCTACTGGAAGCACTTTCCCGATCAGATCGGCAGCGTGTTCTGCTTCAGCGGCGACGAGCTGGGCCACCATCGCCTGCTCAAGTGCCTCGACAAACAAGAGGACTGGACCGAGGATCTGAAGCCCACCCGGCTGGCCGTCACGCCGGTGGCCTGCTATCCGCTGTATCCGGTGATGGCCGCACGCGGCCCGCTGCCGGCCGGCGGCCGGGTGGTGGACATCTTCTCGTATTGCTGCCGGCACGAGCCGTCGAAAGACCCGGAGCGCATGCTGATGTTCCGCCAGCGCGAATTCGTGTGCCTGGGCACGCCCGAGCAGGTGCAGGCCTTCCGCGAGGATCTGATGGCCTATGCCCAGGAAGCGATGGCCGCGCTCGGCCTGCCGGTGTCGATCGACCTGGCCAACGATCCGTTCTTCGGCCGCATCGGCAAGGTGATGGCCGACAGCCAGCGCCGGAACGCGCTCAAGTACGAGCTGCTGGTGGCCGGCATCAACCCGGGCAAGCTCACCGCCTGCGGCAGCTTCAATTACCACACCGACCGCTTCAGCGAGCTGTGGAAGATCCACACCGCGAGCGGCGAGATCGCCCACACCGGCTGCTGCGGCTTCGGGCTGGAGCGCCTGTCGCTGGGCCTGTTCCGCCATCACGGCTTCGACACCGCGGCATGGCCGCCCTCGGTGCGCGCCGTGTTGTGGGGCGAG